Proteins encoded within one genomic window of Ctenopharyngodon idella isolate HZGC_01 chromosome 6, HZGC01, whole genome shotgun sequence:
- the myh9a gene encoding myosin-9a isoform X2 — MSDAEKFLYADRNTINDPLAQADWASKKLVWVPSEKLGFEAGSVKEETGDECLVELADSGRKIKVSKDDIQKMNPPKFSKVEDMAELTCLNEASVLHNLRERYYSGLIYTYSGLFCVVINPYKHLPIYTEEIVEMYKGKKRHEMPPHIYAITDTAYRSMMQDREDQSILCTGESGAGKTENTKKVIQYLAHVASSFKTKKDQGELEKQLLQANPILEAFGNAKTVKNDNSSRFGKFIRINFDVNGYIVGANIETYLLEKSRAIRQAKDERAFHIFYYLLSGAGDKLRAELCLEDYKKYRFLSNGNVTIPGQQDKDLFVETIEAFRIMGISEEEQTGLLKVVSSVLQLGSMSFKKERNSDQASMPDDTAAQKVSHLLGMNVTDFTRAILTPRIKVGRDCVQKAQTQEQAEFAVEALAKATYERLFRWLVMRINKALDKTKRQGASFIGILDIAGFEIFELNSFEQLCINYTNEKLQQLFNHTMFILEQEEYQREGIEWSFIDFGLDLQPCIDLIEKPNGPPGILALLDEECWFPKATDKSFVEKVVQELGNSTKFQKPKKLKDDADFCIIHYAGKVDYKANEWLMKNMDPLNDNVATLLNQSVDKFVSELWKDVDRIVGLDKVAGMAESLHGAIKTRKGMFRTVGQLYKEQLTNLMTTLRNTNPNFVRCIIPNHEKKAGKLAHNLVLEQLRCNGVLEGIRICRQGFPNRIVFQEFRQRYEILTPNAIPKGFMDGKQACVLMIKALELDSNLYRIGQSKVFFRAGVLAHLEEERDLKITDVIITFQAWCRGYVARRAFAKRQQQLTAMRVIQRNCAAYLKLRNWHWWRLFTKVKPLLQVTRQEEEMVAKEEELVKMKERQQQAEDQLKEFEAKQQQLNAEKMALQEQLQAETELCQEAEEMRARLATRLHEQEDVLHDLESRLEEEEERVAQLQTEKKKMQQNISDLEQQLDEEEAARQKLQLEKVTMDSKLKKIEEDIMLLDDQNTKLVKEKKQLEERVAEFTTNLAEEEEKSKSLQKLKNKHEAMITDLEDRLRKEEKLRQELEKNRRKLEGDSTDLHDQIAELQAQIAELRAQLAKKEEELQAALARIEEEAALKNAAQKNIRELEAQISELQEDLELEKAARAKAEKHRRDLAEELEALKTELEDTLDSTAAQQELRAKRETEVAQLKKTLEDEARSHEQMLVEVRQKHNQAFEELNEQLEQSKRNKASVEKAKQALESERNELQIEIQSLSQGKNESEHRRKKAESQLQELQVKHGESERQKQELADKVAKMQVELDALHGTLSKVESKSIKAAKDCSTVESQLKDTQALLEEETRQKLALSTRLRQMEDEQNNLKEMLEEEEESKKNVEKQLYTAQAQLAEMKKKVELEAQSLESLEDGKKKLQREVESIMQQLEERNAGYDKLDKTKTRLQRELDDVLVDQDHLRQTVQELERKQKKFDQMLAEEKSISLKYAEERDRAEADAREKETRTLTLTRELEAITDLKAELERVNKQLKTEMEDLMSSKDDAGKSVHELERAKRGVEQQLEEMKTQLEELEDELQLTEDAKLRLEVNMQAMKAQFDRDLQARDEQGEEKRKQLVKQVREMEMELEDERKQRVQAVSVRKKLELDLSELAAQIDASNKARDEALKQLKKLQAQMKEQMREFEELRLSRDEVLNQAKENERKIKSMEAEIIQLHEDLATADRAKRQIQQERDELQDEINSQNAKNSLSGDERRRLEARIAQLEEELEEEHLNVELVNDRMKKATLQVEQVTVELTAERGNSQRLEGLRSQLERQNKDLKQKLQELEGAVKSKYKSTIAALEAKIPQLEEQLDIEMKERQQSTKQVRRVEKKIKELLLQVEDERRNADQFKNEVEKLNTRMKQLKRQLEETEEEAARANASRRKLQRELEDATESANAMNREVSTLKNKLRRGDFTVNVRRAVGRSGVESDEENDLKSEASEPTPE, encoded by the exons ATGTCAGACGCAGAGAAGTTCCTCTATGCCGATCGCAACACTATCAACGACCCTTTGGCGCAGGCAGACTGGGCCTCTAAGAAGCTGGTGTGGGTTCCCTCAGAGAAGCTCGGCTTTGAGGCTGGCTCCGTCAAAGAGGAGACGGGAGATGAGTGTCTTGTGGAGCTGGCCGACTCTGGCAGGAAAATCAAGGTGAGCAAGGATGACATCCAGAAGATGAACCCACCCAAGTTCAGCAAGGTGGAGGATATGGCGGAGCTCACCTGCCTGAATGAAGCTTCTGTTCTGCACAACCTGAGGGAGAGATACTACTCGGGACTTATCTAT ACATACTCTGGGCTCTTCTGTGTGGTAATAAACCCATATAAGCATCTGCCCATCTACACGGAAGAGATCGTAGAGATGTACAAAGGCAAGAAGAGGCATGAAATGCCGCCTCATATCTATGCCATCACAGATACAGCCTACAGGAGTATGATGCAGG ATCGTGAGGATCAGTCCATATTGTGCAC GGGTGAATCTGGTGCTGGAAAAACTGAAAACACCAAAAAGGTCATTCAGTACCTTGCACATGTAGCATCATCCTTCAAAACAAAGAAAGATCAA GGCGAGTTGGAAAAACAGTTGCTCCAGGCCAACCCAATTCTGGAGGCCTTTGGCAATGCCAAGACAGTGAAGAATGATAATTCTTCTCGATTT GGAAAGTTTATCAGGATAAACTTTGATGTCAATGGTTACATCGTTGGAGCCAACATTGAGACCT ATCTGTTAGAGAAGTCTCGTGCAATCAGGCAGGCCAAAGATGAGCGGGCCTTTCATATTTTCTATTACTTGCTATCAGGAGCAGGAGACAAATTGCGCG CTGAGCTGTGCCTAGAGGACTACAAAAAGTACCGTTTCCTGTCGAATGGAAATGTAACTATCCCCGGACAACAGGATAAAGATTTGTTTGTTGAAACCATAGAGGCCTTCAGGATTATGGGCATCTCTGAGGAGGAGCAGACAG GTCTTTTAAAGGTGGTTTCTTCTGTGCTGCAGCTAGGAAGCATGAGTTTTAAGAAGGAACGCAACTCGGACCAAGCCTCCATGCCCGATGACACAG cTGCCCAAAAGGTGTCCCATCTCTTGGGCATGAATGTGACCGATTTCACACGTGCCATTCTAACACCACGCATCAAAGTGGGCCGTGATTGCGTTCAGAAGGCTCAGACTCAGGAGCAGGCCGAGTTTGCGGTGGAGGCCCTGGCCAAAGCCACATATGAGAGACTGTTTCGCTGGTTGGTTATGCGTATCAACAAAGCTTTAGACAAGACCAAGCGTCAGGGTGCTTCTTTTATCGGAATCCTGGACATCGCTGGATTTGAGATCTTTGAG CTGAACTCATTTGAGCAGCTCTGCATCAACTACACCAATGAGAAGCTTCAGCAGCTGTTCAACCACACCATGTTCATCCTGGAGCAGGAGGAGTACCAGCGTGAAGGCATTGAATGGAGCTTCATCGACTTTGGCCTTGATCTGCAGCCCTGTATTGACCTCATTGAGAAGcct AATGGTCCTCCAGGAATCCTGGCTCTATTGGATGAGGAGTGCTGGTTTCCCAAAGCCACAGACAAATCCTTTGTGGAGAAAGTAGTCCAGGAATTGGGCAACAGCACAAAATTTCAAAAACCCAAGAAGCTCAAAGATGATGCTGACTTCTGTATCATTCACTACGCTGGCAAA GTTGATTACAAGGCAAATGAATGGCTAATGAAAAACATGGACCCTCTGAATGACAATGTAGCAACTCTGCTTAACCAGTCAGTGGACAAGTTTGTGTCTGAGCTCTGGAAAGATG TGGACAGAATTGTGGGATTAGACAAAGTGGCCGGAATGGCTGAATCCTTGCATGGAGCCATCAAGACTCGTAAGGGAATGTTCCGTACAGTAGGACAACTGTACAAAGAGCAGCTGACAAATCTGATGACCACCCTTAGAAATACCAACCCTAACTTTGTCCGATGTATAATCCCCAACCATGAGAAGAAG GCTGGTAAATTGGCACACAACCTGGTTCTAGAGCAACTAAGATGTAATGGAGTTCTAGAAGGAATTCGAATCTGTAGACAAGGGTTCCCCAACCGCATTGTCTTCCAAGAGTTCAGACAAAG ATATGAGATCCTCACACCAAATGCTATCCCTAAGGGCTTTATGGATGGGAAGCAGGCCTGTGTCCTCATG ATCAAGGCCCTGGAGCTGGATTCGAACTTGTACCGTATAGGTCAAAGTAAAGTGTTCTTCAGGGCTGGTGTTCTTGCCCACCTAGAAGAGGAGAGAGATCTGAAGATCACTGATGTCATTATCACCTTCCAGGCCTGGTGTAGAGGATATGTTGCTAGAAG AGCCTTTGCTAAGAGGCAGCAGCAGCTGACTGCCATGAGGGTGATCCAGAGGAACTGTGCAGCCTATTTGAAACTCAGGAATTGGCATTGGTGGCGACTCTTTACCAAG GTGAAGCCTTTACTGCAGGTGACCAGACAAGAAGAGGAAATGGTTGCTAAAGAGGAAGAGTTGGTCAAGATGAAGGAGAGACAGCAGCAGGCTGAGGACCAGCTGAAAGAGTTTGAGGCCAAACAACAACAG TTAAATGCAGAGAAGATGGCGCTACAGGAGCAGCTGCAGGCCGAGACAGAACTCTGTCAAGAGGCTGAAGAGATGAGGGCACGTCTTGCTACACGCCTGCATGAGCAGGAGGATGTCCTGCATGACCTGGAGTCCCGCttggaagaagaggaggagagagTCGCACAGCTTCAGAcggagaagaagaagatgcAACAGAACATTTCG GATCTGGAGCAACAACTGGATGAAGAAGAGGCTGCCAGACAGAAGCTGCAGTTGGAGAAAGTCACCATGGATTCCAAGCTGAAGAAGATTGAGGAGGACATTATGCTGCTTGATGACCAAAACACCAAACTAGTCAAG GAGAAAAAGCAGCTGGAAGAGAGAGTCGCTGAGTTCACCACTAACCTGGCTGAAGAGGAAGAGAAATCCAAGAGTTTGCAGAAACTCAAGAACAAACATGAGGCCATGATTACTGACCTGGAGG ATCGTTTAAGGAAGGAAGAGAAGCTGAGGCAAGAGTTGGAGAAAAACAGGCGAAAGCTGGAGGGCGACTCGACAGATCTGCATGATCAGATCGCAGAGCTGCAGGCTCAGATCGCAGAGCTCCGTGCCCAACTGGCCAAGAAAGAGGAAGAGCTCCAGGCTGCACTAGCGAG GATTGAGGAGGAAGCTGCTCTGAAGAACGCTGCCCAGAAAAACATTCGTGAGCTTGAGGCCCAGATCTCAGAGTTGCAGGAAGATCTGGAGCTGGAGAAAGCTGCTCGTGCTAAAGCCGAGAAACACCGTAGGGACCTGGCAGAGGAGCTGGAAGCTCTGAAGACAGAACTTGAGGACACGCTGGACTCTACTGCTGCTCAACAAGAACTCAG GGCAAAGAGAGAGACTGAAGTGGCTCAGCTGAAGAAGACTCTGGAAGATGAGGCTCGTTCACACGAACAGATGCTAGTTGAAGTGAGACAGAAACACAACCAGGCCTTTGAGGAGCTCAATGAACAGCTTGAGCAGTCCAAGAGG AATAAAGCATCTGTGGAAAAAGCTAAACAGGCTCTGGAGAGTGAACGCAATGAGCTTCAGATTGAAATTCAGTCATTGTCCCAAGGTAAAAATGAGTCTGAGCACCGCAGGAAGAAAGCTGAATCGCAGCTCCAGGAGCTGCAAGTCAAACATGGAGAGAGTGAGAGACAGAAACAGGAACTGGCCGATAAAGTGGCTAAAATGCAG gtGGAGCTTGATGCTCTTCATGGAACCCTAAGCAAGGTGGAGAGCAAATCCATCAAAGCTGCCAAAGATTGTTCTACTGTTGAATCTCAACTTAAAGACACACAG GCCTTGCTGGAGGAGGAGACCAGACAGAAGCTTGCGCTCTCTACTCGTCTTCGGCAAATGGAGGATGAACAGAACAACCTGAAAGAGATgctggaggaggaagaggagagcAAGAAAAATGTTGAGAAGCAGCTGTACACTGCTCAAGCTCAg ttggCAGAGATGAAGAAAAAGGTTGAGCTAGAGGCCCAATCCCTAGAGAGCTTGGAGGATGGGAAAAAGAAATTGCAGAGAGAGGTGGAAAGCATCATGCAGCAGTTGGAGGAGAGGAATGCTGGCTATGATAAACTGGATAAGACCAAGACACGTCTGCAGCGGGAGCTAGATGATGTCCTGGTAGACCAGGATCATCTGCGTCAAACCGTTCAAGAGCTGGAACGCAAGCAGAAGAAGTTTGACCAG ATGCTGGCAGAGGAGAAGAGTATTTCTCTGAAGTATGCTGAGGAAAGGGATCGTGCTGAGGCAGATGCCCGTGAGAAGGAAACCAGAACCCTGACTCTGACCCGAGAGCTGGAGGCCATTACTGATTTGAAAGCTGAATTGGAGCGGGTCAACAAGCAGCTCAAAACTGAGATGGAGGACCTGATGTCATCCAAGGATGACGCTGGCAAGAGT gTGCATGAGCTTGAGCGGGCCAAGCGAGGAGTGGAACAGCAGTTGGAGGAAATGAAGACTCAGCTAGAGGAGTTGGAGGATGAACTGCAGCTCACAGAAGATGCCAAACTGCGCCTGGAGGTCAACATGCAGGCCATGAAGGCTCAGTTTGACCGAGACCTGCAGGCCAGAGATGAGCAGGGTGAGGAGAAACGGAAGCAGCTAGTCAAACAG GTGCGTGAGATGGAGATGGAGCTTGAGGATGAGCGGAAACAGCGGGTTCAGGCCGTATCTGTGCGCAAGAAGCTTGAGTTGGATCTGTCTGAGTTGGCTGCTCAGATTGACGCTTCCAACAAGGCTCGAGATGAGGCCCTCAAACAGCTCAAGAAACTGCAG GCCCAGATGAAAGAACAGATGAGAGAGTTTGAGGAGCTGCGTCTATCCAGAGACGAAGTTCTTAACCAGGCCAAAGAAAACGAGCGCAAGATCAAGAGCATGGAGGCTGAGATCATTCAGCTACATGAG GATCTGGCTACTGCTGACAGAGCAAAGAGACAAATCCAGCAAGAACGAGATGAGCTACAGGATGAGATCAATAGCCAGAATGCCAAGAA CTCACTAAGCGGCGATGAGAGGAGAAGACTGGAGGCACGTATTGCTCAGCTTGAGGAGGAACTTGAGGAAGAACATCTCAACGTGGAGCTGGTCAATGATCGAATGAAGAAAGCAACACTGCAG GTTGAACAGGTTACAGTGGAGTTGACTGCAGAGCGTGGTAATAGCCAGCGTTTGGAAGGTTTGCGCTCTCAGCTGGAGCGCCAGAACAAGGACCTAAAGCAGAAGCTTCAGGAGTTGGAAGGAGCTGTGAAGAGCAAGTACAAGTCCACCATTGCTGCACTGGAGGCCAAGATCCCACAGCTCGAAGAGCAGTTGGATATTGAGATGAA GGAGAGGCAGCAGTCCACTAAACAGGTGCGACGTGTGGAGAAGAAAATCAAAGAGTTGTTACTGCAGGTTGAGGATGAGAGACGCAATGCTGACCAATTCAAAAATGAG GTTGAGAAGCTGAACACGCGTATGAAGCAGTTGAAGAGGCAGCTAGAGGAGACTGAGGAGGAAGCGGCTCGAGCTAACGCCTCCCGTAGAAAGCTGCAGAGAGAGCTGGAAGATGCCACGGAATCTGCCAATGCTATGAACAGAGAGGTCAGCACCCTAAAGAACAAACTCAG